Proteins from a single region of Takifugu rubripes chromosome 4, fTakRub1.2, whole genome shotgun sequence:
- the tacc2 gene encoding uncharacterized protein tacc2 isoform X3 translates to MQFCRRVLCQPCSARVTSPEEDMEYKMGSCMGISHRQAEVPAESLTCRTDSPSSQKNLPLPPVLSDIPVLTGVEENIEAGEQDDTEELEFPHDLLPSLDFSSELNIWESSLGRAEISSEEEKHEQVNPLLAGLQHHMEVCQPLVVLDTRPYDCNPVHTDTEPSPWPNIASPHPVTQPLSLPPSKELDRELQEAFQECEEQMASLGILGVTETLATTPEDVEGLWGKTGEDPVNRTESSSLARGEVQPAQSSEGHGNAGTHGRSYPANSQKDTDGFSFRNYILGISSKVKVSETESEIKTTQSADDCLTEIKQERKTEFDTQVKMPHLSELERKHLWNETQTETVALNEKDRHGDYNVAIKENTTPVCTKETLLGIVEATESKKDGLDETRSAVKDGDSVLATQEGSNLQIKETGTLSQMHSEEQTEVNTCSELEKKPKKGKKKSRKKKKTVRAKEDLRPVSPPSVITHSASVTNVQLLTQKVLPNVTCAQQPDNVVNYRQQLSPGEKPSPSPPLSSPSSGADHLTYLTHSPASRQAPLQGPPQSDDHNHTSCSVNHCTEENTQDDRNGNAGVINSQNIPPTCLQTTAVCPSASSDQGSDAEMQDAVVTNRAVRPPQKDHRPPLDSQACVGEDGVKSALEEAVVAVAALPLTTPTMRVLIESKGESVRRDSLKGVATVAFTEGEKAGGEESLKGKDNCVSDGVGTEKGRLLDGPQLSIIPSQETCSLAFSATGQHTPKESCSSKMPHNVVEAETKGQRNICNTDIEISSPEGQAGGKEALFLEAVSSTTPCGLLTGPDCLDHSVVSLEAAEEGGEGDMKHKGGLASEHIIFSQPEGSVGGVSSAETEMCPPTDVAESLLKPQYWSEQIPTITESLCIEKDHSSQCWQEQQNAADLPPSAPSERSSNRTNGELRTEGNRNVISVEAQPSLDGTCEESSITQEEKTRIHVIPLPQTTSARTSIKQESNDIQQVAPECGTFEARTAKASFEDQVQVLKGKQAMSSVGLHVCDYSGSKNKMHFEDVKNLPVLATDFDSLPPLTVRESLQHPVVETSYIFQDFLNNNKAEISTSVADRKDEPPSQRPPGGEPGIKDLRINLDDNSNLKTNTLDSKSMDETHSELLQCTSNKNQNDEEYLALTQNAICEPDHLKVQPLPDNVLNLLGAEEESDNLPVESELPLSLPAEGDVPVDLEKSESSQNLPFCPAPPAAGDDDACRHLENVFTEVSDLQLDLVTSAAAEIATITHTDAQPPTQLDGPTLSGRDPSDPLKATFEDNVYLQEDTAASDMAASRQLISASEQSASDHAFVLQPSGPMLNHLEVIADCNISTPEKTDAFKADGGVMEVPGTESGELSMMSVPQSDIGNRNDTAETDILINKCMINDIMVESVSPGMAKTEAHGVISQPPPESDFTKVVCEPPTKDDLNKSSRSPRSDLPGDECGQDTVKEKSAAEDETYGGKRWVEGSTDNRQETDNNGLEMGKTPQQTNGQDNEAFEEVSGQNTESLLDDTKKEGKTYDNASDSPVKTSSFSDSHPEAPENSAEGQTGRESAYDKCFCQNLTETLQCSSERDPLQSDAVPAQAQSNCLAPQQALFPGINLVAEKSDSFVGNSGLFGSQTEAMIDAAKRDDGTEASQVCFSHLASISNDDGLDSERSAIADVSRKLDSYHVGDGKLRLDENKLPSLSVGGTADLLPGTELLSELGGKGQEETNPPAVCHEAPETSTSTDISVVPASQEYESFPVCTSEVSAVSDDIYTETLKSGNEAKGGHTCTLPESVWQRETVDEKDPTAAKSNSSDTEECEIPHTVGESLDLQSLIVTPSTQNDVGAAAPAKCSTEENTAGAKHSAVSEKRAIKKEGMETKAIEDLQEDSGPGAIKVSDFSVYGSSPTTEATGCNTEEGVGALKAVEHHDSLEFKRTDVISVSSVISSKCSTDSSRPVALPTQSETICDQTVFSKSEDTVVVDPVVAPPEDGSLPKVPSCDATAEQKTVNTETQDVSETIAAELRAQGQSTVWIEALKEAAACCQSKHQNTMVISSPLPSLESPQLDFHTPTEEVQEEIPPQPEVVEPSALPESLKSTELPEPTQPSQSTKGELQTESDESKLTDQIQKEDLPPRERSDVPPQTIASSQVVEDASEPEPANSTPEFLDAHKDEKPEPPGTREPEPLITEAPEGEVAEATGEQSLKFGTEAFPEPSEVLPDSRPSHADCPQPLASKRHILSALPPHLHDTDGFPAPLERPTPAPLPTPPASPSALASSAAPTADPCVHPASVPCHPALRSSDSDGAFETPEATTPVKTASPTEPRNQDLPSEKVSDVLAHDTVCDLTSDDLPLNASPIVFDEDKPIAASGTYNIELLATEGTGHTLTRSLSLQGGELDNTGLLDGSTAEDFRPHSESFSVGTESTPGTLLRPKKVRPSSLKKKPLLRQHSNPESPRAASSGSTPEIKKQTKAQIATPQDEVEASATLSPGGTLRKTRKSRVETPPPVPEEKSINQETPVITALPLCQEEIPPPESPPGKRESPIPPTSSYKWDPDNFENIDPFKTGGSKIANSPILSRKDPVCAPITPPPVNPCVSEAELCVAAPSESGSNPEEQPIIPKNQSVRLEFDYAEENSETSHQASSEPKKVGKKPGGKMPLRKPKLGLKKAPAAQTEQLDNNPPVVHNGNEEAIPVPTASYNFEPDKWEDPNYNPFVSKKCISNSPKLPRPSYCFDPNNFDDSLDPFRSSNMINNSPPKASASFEISSNDYENDNDNDNIGELEDQNQNKPAKKKKTPIKSNTFRVKRSPKKTPLSSPSQDAESPDEPQSHLQDDHATDEEKLASSTSHKWASLHDADLDSVQHDFPEPCDLTSFVNENSLSPPAPVQDYEIEYMEKIGSSSAPLSVNKPSLYLKLDSVSDNFSKNRGPHGSEPSSPCTGSFEEMEAQITAGMKTPVLSSRAGPEGSAGDKGRKRESEALNTERNEQGPLEAHVPEQALPDSLSECDDPLQYLEPDLAETNPTAFAQKLQEELVLAALRIEALQVAKSISQCPSLSTVTPQRRDVVSSMENAVSKSCLYSRPTDYIEGESPHLPKDLDHSLGIAREEVVSKEKEVLEWKRKYEDSRQEVMEMRRIVAEYEKTIAQMIEDDQKEKSLSHHTIQQLIMEKDQALADLNSVEKSLADLFRRYEKMKDVLEGFRKNEDVLKKCAQEYLSRVRKEEQRYQALKIHAEEKLDKANADIAHVRVKAKQEQVAYQASLRKEQMKVDSLERTLEQKNREIEELTKICDELIAKMGKS, encoded by the exons ATGCAGTTCTGCAGGAGGGTTCTCTGCCAGCCCTGTAGCGCCCGAGTCACTTCaccagaggaggacatggaatACAAGATGGGGAGCTGCATGGGAATCTCGCACCGGCAG GCTGAAGTTCCAGCTGAGAGCTTAACCTGCAGGACCGACTCGCCATCCAGCCAGAAGAATCTACCTCTGCCACCGGTTCTCTCAGACATCCCAGTGCTCActggagtggaggagaacatAGAGGCTGGAGAACAGGACGACACGGAGGAGCTTGAGTTTCCTCATGACCTGCTGCCCAGTCTAGACTTCAGCAGTGAGCTCAACATCTGGGAGTCCTCACTGGG CAGAGCTGAGATTagttcagaggaggagaagcatgAGCAGGTCAACCCCTTGCTGGCAGGCCTGCAGCATCACATGGAAGTGTGTCAGCCACTGGTGGTTCTAGATACCAG GCCCTACGACTGCAACCCAGTTCACACAGACACCGAGCCATCACCCTGGCCTAATATCGCATCACCTCATCCTGTCACCCAACCCCTGAGTCTTCCCCCATCTAAAGAACTTGACAGGGAACTCCAAGAGGCCTTCCAGGAATGCGAAGAGCAAATGGCGTCACTGGGCATACTTGGTGTGACGGAGACCCTAGCGACCACACCCGAGGATGTTGAAGGTTTATGGGGAAAAACTGGAGAAGATCCTGTTAATAGGACTGAGTCATCTTCACTAGCACGAGGTGAAGTCCAACCAGCTCAGAGCAGCGAGGGCCATGGCAACGCGGGTACACATGGAAGGAGTTATCCAGCCAATAGTCAGAAGGATACAGATGGGTTTAGTTTCAGGAATTACATTCTGGGCATCAGTAGTAAAGTTAAGGTATCAGAGACTGAGAGTGAAATAAAGACTACGCAGAGCGCGGACGACTGTTTAACAGAGATTAAACAAGAAAGGAAAACTGAATTTGATACGCAGGTGAAAATGCCTCATCTTTCAGAATTGGAAAGAAAACATTTATGGAATGAAACCCAAACAGAAACTGTAGCTCTAAATGAGAAGGACCGTCATGGTGATTATAATGTGGCTATTAAGGAAAATACTACGCCGGTGTGTACGAAAGAGACTTTGTTAGGAATCGTAGAGGCTACAGAATCAAAGAAAGACGGCCTTGATGAGACGAGGAGTGCTGTAAAGGATGGTGATTCAGTTCTTGCAACACAGGAGGGCAGTAATCTTCAAATAAAGGAAACTGGTACGTTATCGCAGATGCATTCAGAGGAGCAGACGGAGGTAAATACGTGCTCTGAATTAGAAAAAAAgccaaagaagggaaaaaagaaatcaaggaaaaagaaaaagacagtgCGAGCAAAAGAGGATCTTCGGCCTGTGTCCCCTCCAAGTGTAATAACTCACTCAGCTTCAGTGACAAATGTGCAATTGTTGACACAGAAAGTTCTTCCAAACGTGACTTGTGCACAACAGCCTGATAATGTTGTTAACTACAGGCAACAGCTGAGTCCTGGGGAAAAGCCCAGCCCCAGCCCCCCACTGTCCTCCCCTTCTAGTGGGGCAGATCATCTTACTTACTTGACTCATTCACCTGCATCCAGGCAGGCTCCATTACAGGGGCCTCCTCAGTCAGACGACCACAACCATACATCATGTTCTGTGAACCATTGCACAGAAGAAAACACGCAGGATGACAGAAATGGAAATGCAGGCGTCATTAACAGCCAAAATATACCGCCGACATGTCTCCAGACTACAGCTGTTTGCCCATCTGCCTCTTCTGATCAGGGCTCGGATGCAGAAATGCAAGATGCTGTTGTTACCAACCGTGCAGTGAGGCCTCCACAGAAGGATCACAGGCCACCTCTCGACAGCCAGGCTTGTGTGGGAGAGGATGGTGTAAAGAGTGCCCTTGAAGAGGCTGTAGTAGCGGTTGCTGCGTTACCGCTGACGACACCCACGATGCGAGTATTGATAGAAAGCAAGGGAGAAAGTGTGAGGCGTGATTCGCTGAAGGGAGTAGCTACTGTAGCATTTACAGAGGGTGagaaagcaggaggagaggaatcTTTAAAAGGGAAAGATAATTGCGTCAGCGACGGGGTAGGTACAGAGAAAGGGAGGCTTCTGGACGGTCCTCAGCTCTCAATAATCCCCTCACAGGAAACATGCTCACTTGCTTTTTCTGCTACCGGACAGCACACACCTAaagaaagctgcagcagcaaaatgCCACACAATGTGGTCGAGGCGGAAACGAAGGGACAGAGAAATATCTGCAACACAGACATAGAGATATCATCACCGGAGGGACAGGCGGGAGGAAAGGAGGCGCTCTTTTTAGAAGCAGTTAGCAGTACAACTCCCTGTGGGCTACTTACTGGTCCTGATTGTCTGGATCACTCCGTTGTTAgtttggaggcagcagaggagggaggagagggagacatGAAACACAAAGGAGGGCTGGCAAGTGAGCACATTATATTCAGCCAGCCAGAGGGCTCTGTTGGTGGGGTGTCATCAGCCGAGACGGAAATGTGTCCACCCACCGATGTTGCCGAGTCACTGCTGAAGCCACAGTACTGGAGTGAACAGATTCCTACCATCACTGAGAGCCTCTGCATTGAAAAGGACCATTCCTCCCAGTGCTGGCAGGAACAGCAGAACGCAGCAGATTTACCTCCATCCGCTCCCTCTGAACGGAGCTCAAACCGTACAAATGGAGAGTTGAGGACTGAGGGCAACCGGAATGTGATTTCTGTGGAAGCACAACCATCTTTGGACGGCACTTGCGAGGAGTCATCTATCACGCAGGAAGAGAAAACCCGTATCCACGTCATCCCACTGCCTCAGACTACTTCAGCACGAACGTCAATCAAGCAGGAATCAAACGACATTCAACAGGTTGCACCTGAGTGTGGCACATTTGAAGCCAGGACGGCCAAAGCTTCATTTGAGGACCAGGTTCAGGTCCTTAAAGGTAAACAGGCGATGTCGTCCGTCggactgcatgtgtgtgattaCAGCGGAAGCAAGAACAAAATGCACTTTGAGGATGTGAAGAACTTGCCAGTGTTGGCCACAGACTTTGACTCTTTGCCTCCACTGACTGTGCGTGAGAGTTTGCAACATCCTGTTGTTGAGACAAGTTATATCTTCCAGGACTTTCTCAACAACAATAAGGCAGAAATCTCCACAAGTGTAGCTGATAGAAAGGATGAGCCACCATCACAGAGACCACCAGGAGGAGAACCGGGGATTAAAGATCTCCGCATAAACTTGGATGATAACTCAAACTTGAAGACAAACACTCTGGATTCAAAGTCTATGGATGAGACCCACTCAGAGCTGCTTCAGTGCACGAGCAATAAGAATCAAAATGATGAGGAATATTTAGCCTTGACACAAAATGCGATCTGTGAGCCTGATCATCTAAAGGTCCAACCACTGCCAGACAATGTGCTTAATCTCttgggggcagaggaggagtcGGATAACTTACCTGTTGAATCTGAGCTGCCTCTGAGTTTACCTGCTGAAGGTGATGTACCTGTTGATTTGGAAAAGAGTGAAAGTAGCCAGAACCTGCCCTTTTGTCCTGcacctccagctgctggtgACGATGATGCCTGCAGACATTTAGAAAATGTCTTCACTGAGGTGTCTGATTTGCAGCTTGATCTTGTCACCAGTGCAGCAGCTGAAATTGCAACTATCACCCACACAGACGCGCAGCCTCCCACCCAACTGGATGGACCAACACTTAGTGGACGTGACCCCTCAGATCCCTTAAAGGCAACCTTTGAAGACAATGTTTATTTGCAAGAGGATACAGCAGCTTCCGACATGGCTGCTTCTCGGCAGTTAATTTCTGCTTCCGAGCAATCTGCTAGTGATCATGCATTTGTGCTGCAGCCTTCTGGCCCGATGCTGAATCACTTGGAGGTCATCGCTGACTGTAACATCTCGACTCCTGAGAAAACGGATGCATTTAAAGCTGACGGTGGTGTCATGGAAGTGCCTGGAACGGAGAGCGGAGAACTGTCAATGATGTCAGTACCACAAAGTGATATTGGGAATAGAAATGATACCGCGGAAACTGATATTCTAATTAATAAATGTATGATTAATGATATAATGGTAGAAAGTGTGTCTCCTGGTATGGCAAAGACTGAAGCCCATGGTGTTATTTCACagcctcctcctgaatctgacTTTACTAAAGTTGTATGTGAGCCACCCACAAAAGATGACCTAAATAAGAGTAGCCGCTCTCCCCGTTCGGACCTGCCTGGGGATGAATGTGGGCAAGACACTGTGAAGGAGAAGAGTGcagcagaagatgaaacatATGGAGGAAAGAGATGGGTTGAAGGTTCAACAGACAATCGACAGGAAACAGACAACAACGGGCTGGAGATGGGAAAGACACCACAACAGACTAACGGCCAGGATAACGAGGCTTTTGAGGAAGTGAGTGGGCAAAACACTGAATCACTGTTGGATGATAcgaagaaggaaggaaaaacataTGACAACGCATCAGACAGCCCAGTAAAGACCTCTTCATTTTCTGACAGCCACCCAGAAGCACCAGAGAACAGTGCTGAAGGACAGACTGGAAGGGAATCAGCTTATGACAAATGTTTCTGCCAAAATCTAACAGAGACACTTCAGTGCAGCTCTGAACGGGACCCGCTGCAGAGTGACGCAGTCCCTGCCCAGGCCCAGTCCAACTGTTTGGCTCCACAACAGGCATTATTTCCAGGAATAAACTTGGTAGCAGAGAAAAGTGACAGCTTTGTTGGGAATTCGGGTCTGTTTGGAAGCCAAACTGAAGCAATGATAGATGCTGCAAAAAGGGACGATGGTACTGAAGCGAGTCAGGTTTGCTTCTCTCACCTTGCCAGTATTTCCAATGATGATGGACTTGATTCTGAAAGAAGTGCAATAGCTGATGTAAGCAGAAAACTGGATTCTTATCATGTAGGCGATGGGAAACTGAGATTGGATGAGAATAAATTGCCCAGCTTATCGGTAGGAGGTacagcagatttattgccaggCACCGAGTTGCTCAGTGAACTTGGTGGTAAAGGCCAAGAAGAAACTAATCCACCAGCTGTCTGCCACGAAGCGCCGGAGACCTCAACGAGCACTGATATATCTGTTGTACCTGCATCACAGGAATATGAGAGTTTCCCAGTCTGTACCTCAGAGGTCAGCGCAGTTAGTGATGACATTTATACAGAAACTCTTAAAAGTGGAAACGAGGCAAAAGGGGGACACACGTGTACTCTCCCAGAGTCTGTCTGGCAACGAGAAACCGTGGATGAAAAAGACCCAACTGCTGCTAAAAGCAATAGCAGTGACACCGAAGAGTGTGAAATTCCGCACACAGTGGGTGAATCTCTGGACCTACAGAGCCTCATTGTAACCCCGTCAACACAAAATGAtgtgggagcagcagcacctgcaaaATGCTcgacagaggaaaacacagctgGTGCCAAACACAGTGCAGTAAGTGAGAAAAGAGCAATTAAGAAGGAAGGAATGGAAACAAAGGCTATTGAAGATCTTCAGGAGGACAGTGGCCCAGGGGCGATTAAAGTGTCAGACTTCAGTGTTTATGGCTCCTCCCCAACAACAGAGGCTACAGGCTGTAACACCGAGGAAGGTGTTGGTGCTTTAAAGGCCGTAGAACATCACGACAGCCTTGAATTTAAAAGAACTGATGTTATTTCAGTCTCTTCTGTGATCTCATCAAAGTGCTCCACAGATTCATCACGCCCTGTTGCACTTCCTACACAGTCGGAGACGATCTGCGATCAGACGGTATTTTCAAAGTCTGAGGACACAGTTGTGGTTGATCCGGTTGTTGCTCCTCCAGAGGACGGATCACTTCCCAAAGTTCCATCCTGCGACGCCACTGCTGAACAAAAAACTGTGAATACCGAGACGCAAGATGTGTCGGAGACTATAGCCGCTGAATTAAGAGCCCAGGGCCAAAGTACAGTGTGGATAGAAGCTCTCAAAGAAGCTGCAGCATGTTGTCAGAGTAAACATCAGAACACGATGGTCATCTCAAG TCCACTTCCATCTCTGGAGTCTCCACAATTGGATTTTCACACACCGACCGAGGAAGTACAGGAGGAGATCCCACCACAGCCAGAAGTAGTGGAGCCCTCGGCTCTACCTGAATCCTTAAAGTCAACAGAACTCCCAGAACCCACACAGCCAAGCCAGAGCACAAAAGGGGAGCTCCAAACTGAATCGGACGAGTCAAAGCTAACTGACCAGATCCAGAAAGAAGACCTACCCCCTCGGGAGCGTTCAGATGTCCCACCACAGACAATCGCCTCGTCTCAAGTCGTGGAAGATGCATCTGAGCCAGAACCTGCCAACAGCACACCAGAGTTCCTAGATGCACATAAAGACGAAAAACCAGAGCCGCCCGGTACCAGAGAACCGGAGCCGCTGATCACTGAAGCACCAGAGGGGGAAGTTGCCGAGGCCACAGGTGAACAGTCGCTTAAGTTTGGGACCGAAGCGTTTCCCGAGCCCAGCGAGGTGCTACCGGACAGTAG ACCCTCCCACGCCGACTGTCCCCAACCTCTCGCCTCCAAACGCCACATCTtgtctgctctccctcctcatctgCACGACACTGACGGCTTCCCTGCACCCCTAGAGAGACCCACGCCTGCccctctacccacccccccagcctctCCTTCAGCCctcgcctcctctgctgcacccACAGCGGATCCCTGTGTACACCCTGCTTCTGTACCCTGCCACCCTGCTTTAAG GAGCTCTGACTCTGATGGAGCATTTGAAACCCCAGAAGCTACAACTCCAGTGAAGACAGCTTCTCCTACTGAGCCCAGAAATCAAGATCTACCTTCTGAAAAAG TATCTGATGTCTTGGCCCACGATACTGTTTGTGATTTGACCTCGGACGATCTACCCTTGAATGCATCGCCCATTGTTTTTGATGAGGACAAGCCCATTGCAGCCAGTGGTACCTATAATATCGAACTTTTAGCTACAGAAGGGACAGGCCATACTCTGACCCGTTCCCTGAGCCTCCAGGGAGGTGAACTAGATAATACTGGGCTCTTAGATGGGTCAACAGCTGAAGACTTCCGTCCACATTCAGAGTCCTTCAGTGTAGGCACAGAAAGTACCCCCGGGACACTGCTCAGACCCAAGAAGGTTCGTCCTAGTTCCTTGAAGAAAAAGCCGCTGCTTAGACAACATTCCAACCCAGAGAGTCCGAGGGCAGCTTCGTCAGGCAGTACACCAGAGATAAAGAAGCAGACAAAGGCTCAAATTGCCACCCCTCAGGACGAAGTAGAGGCATCTGCAACCCTCAGTCCTGGAGGGACCCTTCGAAAGACCAGGAAGAGTCGCGTGGAGACCCCACCTCCTGTCCCTGAAGAGAAAAGTATCAATCAGGAGACCCCTGTCATTACAGCTTTACCCCTGTGCCAGGAGGAAATCCCTCCCCCCGAGAGCCCCCCAGGCAAGCGAGAATCTCCCATTCCACCTACAAGCTCCTACAAATGGGATCCAGACAATTTTGAAAATATAGATCCCTTTAAGACTGGGGGCAGTAAAATTGCCAACTCTCCTATACTGAGTCGTAAAGACCCTGTGTGTGCACCCATAACCCCCCCTCCAGTGAATCCCTGTGTCTCTGAAGCAGAGCTTTGTGTTGCAGCTCCTTCTGAAAGTGGTAGTAACCCCGAGGAGCAACCCATCATCCCTAAAAACCAGTCGGTAAGGCTGGAGTTTGACTACGCTGAGGAGAACAGTGAGACCTCACACCAGGCATCTTCAGAGCCCAAGAAAGTGGGCAAGAAGCCTGGTGGAAAGATGCCCCTGCGGAAACCGAAGCTGGGGCTGAAGAAGGCCCCTGCAGCACAGACGGAGCAACTGGACAACAATCCTCCAGTGGTCCACAATGGCAACGAGGAGGCTATCCCGGTTCCTACAGCCTCCTACAACTTTGAACCTGACAAATGGGAGGACCCCAACTACAATCCTTTTGTTTCTAAGAAATGCATCTCCAACTCCCCCAAACTGCCCAGGCCATCATATTGCTTTGATCCAAACAACTTTGATGATTCCTTAGATCCCTTTAGATCATCAAACATGATAAACAACTCTCCTCCCAAGGCCTCGGCCTCATTTGAAATCTCGTCCAATGACTATGAAAATGACAATGACAATGACAACATTGGTGAACTTGAGGACCAGAATCAGAATAAACctgcaaagaagaagaaaactccTATTAAATC tAATACTTTCAGAGTGAAGAGATCGCCAAAGAAAACTCCCTTGTCCAGTCcatcacag GATGCCGAGTCCCCGGACGAGCCCCAGTCCCACCTGCAGGATGACCACGCCACAGACGAAGAGAAGctggcctcctccaccagtCATAAGTGGGCCTCCCTGCATGACGCAGATTTGGACTCTGTGCAACACGATTTCCCTGAGCCCTGTGACCTCACATCTTTTGTTAATGAGAACagtctttctcctccagctccag TACAAGATTATGAAATTGAGTACATGGAGAAGATTGGATCCTCTTCAGCT CCACTCTCTGTCAACAAGCCATCCTTGTACCTAAAGTTGGACTCTGTATCTGACAACTTCAGCAAGAATAGGGGCCCCCATGGATCTGAGCCCAGCTCTCCCTGCACAGG AAGTTTTGAGGAAATGGAAGCGCAGATAACAGCAGGTATGAAGACTCCTGTGCTAAGCTCCCGGGCGGGTCCAGAGGGTTCAGCTGGAGATAAgggcaggaagagagaaagtGAGGCTCTGAACACAGAAAGGAATGAGCAG GGCCCATTGGAGGCCCATGTCCCAGAACAGGCCTTGCCAGATAGCCTGTCTGAGTGTGATGATCCCCTGCAGTACCTGGAGCCTGACCTGGCTGAGACCAACCCCACTGCATTTGCTCAGAAActccag gaggagctggtgcTCGCTGCCCTGAGGATAGAAGCTCTGCAGGTAGCCAAAAGCATCTCTCAAtgcccctccctctctactGTAACCCCCCAG CGCAGGGACGTGGTATCTTCCATGGAGAACGCCGTGTCCAAGAGCTGCCTGTACTCCCGGCCCACGGACTACATCGAAGGGGAGAGTCCCCACTTGCCCAAAGATCTGGACCACTCACTGGGCATAGCGCGAGAAGAG GTTGTGTCCAAGGAAAAAGAAGTGCTGGAGTGGAAGAGGAAGTATGAGGACAGCCgacaggaggtgatggagatgaG GAGGATTGTAGCTGAATATGAGAAGACGATTGCCCAGATGATAG aGGATGACCAGAAAGAGAAGTCTCTTTCGCACCACACCATCCAGCAGCTGATCATGGAGAAGGACCAGGCCCTGGCTGACCTGAACTCTGTAGAAAAGTCTCTGGCCGACCTCTTTCGGCGTTACGAGAAGATGAAGGATGTTCTGGAGGGCTTCCGGAAG AATGAAGATGTTCTGAAGAAATGTGCCCAGGAGTATCTGTCCAGGGTCCGGAAGGAGGAGCAACGTTATCAAGCCCTGAAGATACATGCGGAGGAGAAACTCGATAA AGCCAATGCAGACATCGCCCATGTACGGGTGAAGGCCAAACAGGAACAGGTGGCCTATCAGGCCAGTTTGA